One part of the Leptolyngbya sp. FACHB-261 genome encodes these proteins:
- a CDS encoding cell wall metabolism sensor histidine kinase WalK: protein MLVNLLSNALRYTNTGEIAIGVDLGDACLQIWIIDTGTGIAPEDLPHVFERFWRADRSRSRDSGGTGLGLAISRRLVDLQGGEIEVQSELGCGSTFRVWLPIANSS, encoded by the coding sequence ATGCTGGTCAATCTTTTAAGCAATGCTTTGCGCTACACCAACACTGGAGAGATCGCAATTGGGGTTGACCTCGGTGATGCATGCCTACAGATTTGGATCATCGATACCGGAACCGGCATCGCTCCGGAAGATCTGCCCCATGTATTTGAACGCTTCTGGCGCGCCGACCGCTCCCGCTCCCGTGATTCGGGCGGTACAGGGCTGGGTTTAGCGATCAGCCGGCGGTTGGTGGACTTGCAAGGCGGGGAGATCGAAGTCCAGAGCGAACTGGGCTGCGGCAGCACGTTTAGGGTCTGGCTCCCGATCGCCAACAGCAGCTGA
- a CDS encoding histidine kinase dimerization/phospho-acceptor domain-containing protein, which translates to MERRRGLSYLVASRIVRPLTDLEQVTQQFAEGSFQARAPRNGVPELDHLSQSFNHMAASLEGVEQRRRELISDLTHELRTPLTVLEGSLEGLADGVIEPSPVVYERLARESARLRRLVNDLQELSQAEAGYLKINLQPLELRPLLDNLIARFRNQIPEGGPELYLKVPVNLPSALVDPDRLEQCWSIF; encoded by the coding sequence GTGGAACGGCGGCGGGGGCTGAGTTATCTGGTTGCCAGTCGCATCGTCCGCCCGTTGACTGATCTAGAGCAGGTCACTCAGCAGTTTGCCGAGGGCTCCTTCCAAGCTCGTGCCCCTCGCAATGGCGTTCCAGAGTTAGATCATCTCAGCCAGAGCTTCAATCACATGGCTGCCAGCCTTGAGGGGGTTGAACAGCGACGCCGTGAACTGATCAGTGACCTAACCCACGAGCTACGCACACCGCTAACGGTTTTAGAGGGCTCTTTGGAGGGACTAGCAGATGGGGTGATTGAGCCTTCCCCTGTCGTCTACGAGCGTCTGGCTCGCGAGTCAGCCCGCCTACGCCGTCTAGTTAATGACCTACAGGAGCTTTCCCAAGCGGAGGCTGGCTATCTCAAGATCAATTTACAACCGCTCGAGTTGCGCCCTTTGCTCGACAATTTGATCGCCCGCTTCCGGAATCAAATTCCGGAGGGAGGGCCAGAACTCTACTTAAAGGTGCCAGTCAATCTGCCTTCAGCCCTCGTCGATCCCGACCGCCTTGAGCAATGCTGGTCAATCTTTTAA
- the tatA gene encoding twin-arginine translocase TatA/TatE family subunit, producing MFGLGWPEVAIVSVVAILVFGPKKIPELGSALGRTLRGFKDELKKPGTHEDSTSD from the coding sequence ATGTTTGGCTTAGGTTGGCCTGAGGTTGCGATTGTCTCAGTCGTAGCGATTCTAGTATTCGGTCCCAAGAAAATTCCTGAACTGGGAAGTGCGCTGGGACGAACCCTGCGCGGCTTCAAGGATGAACTCAAAAAGCCAGGGACCCACGAAGATTCCACCTCTGACTGA